A window of Streptomyces armeniacus contains these coding sequences:
- a CDS encoding LLM class flavin-dependent oxidoreductase, translating into MRLSTCILPVHRWADGGREVWQRAEELGFHTAYTYDHLSWREPFRDGPWFGAVPTMTAAAGATSRLRLGTLVTSPNFRHPVTLAKELVSLDDISGGRVTLGVGAGSASADATALGREPWPVRERADRFGEFVALLDTLLTQDVTTHTGTYYSAHEVRMLPGCVQRPRIPFAVAATGPRGMRLAARYGQAWVTTGDPKVSNAPDATPARSRTAIAAQLDRLAAACATDAAEGRDADGPRKVLLTGFTPDRLLDSVDAFVDFAGTYAGLGFDEIVLHWPLPDSRFAADQTVFEKIASDALAQL; encoded by the coding sequence ATGCGACTGAGCACCTGCATCCTGCCCGTACACCGCTGGGCGGACGGCGGTCGGGAGGTGTGGCAGCGGGCCGAGGAGCTCGGGTTCCACACCGCGTACACGTACGACCACCTGTCCTGGCGTGAGCCGTTCCGCGACGGCCCCTGGTTCGGCGCCGTGCCGACAATGACCGCGGCGGCCGGCGCCACGTCGCGGCTGCGGCTCGGCACCCTCGTCACGTCGCCGAACTTCCGGCACCCGGTGACCCTCGCCAAGGAGCTGGTCTCGCTGGACGACATATCCGGCGGCCGCGTCACCCTCGGCGTCGGCGCGGGCAGCGCGAGCGCGGACGCCACGGCGCTCGGCCGGGAGCCGTGGCCGGTGCGCGAACGGGCGGACCGTTTCGGGGAGTTCGTGGCCTTGCTCGACACCCTGCTGACGCAGGACGTCACGACGCACACGGGGACGTACTACTCCGCGCATGAGGTCCGGATGCTCCCCGGCTGCGTGCAGCGCCCGCGCATACCGTTCGCCGTGGCCGCGACCGGCCCGCGCGGGATGCGGCTGGCCGCGCGGTACGGCCAGGCGTGGGTGACCACGGGAGACCCGAAGGTGTCCAACGCGCCCGACGCGACCCCCGCCCGCTCCCGTACGGCGATCGCCGCCCAGCTCGACCGGCTGGCCGCCGCCTGCGCGACGGACGCGGCGGAGGGGCGCGACGCGGACGGCCCGCGCAAGGTGCTGCTGACCGGCTTCACCCCGGACCGGCTGCTCGACTCGGTGGACGCGTTCGTCGACTTCGCCGGGACGTACGCCGGGCTGGGCTTCGACGAGATCGTGCTGCACTGGCCGCTGCCGGATTCCCGGTTCGCGGCGGACCAGACGGTCTTCGAGAAGATCGCCTCGGACGCCCTCGCCCAGCTCTGA
- a CDS encoding VOC family protein, producing the protein MQKITTYLWFDDQAEEAARHYTSIFDNSRILEIQRYGEAGPGEPGAVMIVTFELAGQRFIALNGGPQFPFTEAVSLYVDCESQEEVDDLWDKLLSGGGEPTACGWLRDRYGLSWQIIPRRLTDLLTDPDPARAERAMKAMLKMQKIDIQTLEDAASGT; encoded by the coding sequence ATGCAGAAGATCACGACCTACCTGTGGTTCGACGACCAGGCGGAAGAGGCCGCCCGGCACTACACCTCGATCTTCGACAACTCCCGGATCCTCGAGATCCAGCGCTACGGCGAGGCCGGCCCGGGCGAGCCCGGCGCGGTCATGATCGTCACCTTCGAGCTCGCGGGGCAGCGCTTCATCGCCCTGAACGGCGGCCCTCAGTTCCCGTTCACCGAGGCCGTCTCGCTCTACGTCGACTGCGAGTCCCAGGAAGAGGTGGACGACCTCTGGGACAAGCTGCTCAGCGGCGGCGGCGAACCCACCGCGTGCGGCTGGCTCCGCGACAGATACGGCCTGTCCTGGCAGATCATCCCGCGCCGCCTCACCGACCTCCTGACCGACCCGGACCCGGCCCGGGCGGAACGGGCCATGAAGGCCATGCTGAAGATGCAGAAGATCGACATCCAGACTCTGGAGGACGCGGCGTCCGGCACCTGA
- a CDS encoding GNAT family N-acetyltransferase, with amino-acid sequence MAEFRAEGRGATGDGSTLGRALREYGSRWHDPAVFAEYVEAVRADARPQPTRADGMVPCTTLWYVDGDAYLGRLAIRHSLTPWLLEWGGHVGYDVRPSARRRGHATAMLRDALPVAYERLGLESVLVTCDEGNVASRKVIEACGGSYEDLRSGKLRYWVRAAP; translated from the coding sequence ATGGCCGAGTTCCGCGCCGAGGGGCGGGGTGCGACCGGGGACGGTTCCACGCTGGGCAGGGCCCTGCGCGAGTACGGCTCGCGGTGGCACGACCCGGCCGTCTTCGCCGAGTACGTGGAGGCCGTACGGGCGGACGCGCGTCCGCAGCCCACCCGCGCCGACGGCATGGTGCCGTGCACCACGCTCTGGTACGTGGACGGCGACGCGTACCTCGGCCGGCTCGCGATCCGGCACAGCCTCACGCCCTGGCTGCTGGAGTGGGGCGGGCACGTCGGGTACGACGTACGGCCCTCCGCGCGGCGCCGCGGGCACGCGACGGCGATGCTGCGCGACGCGCTGCCGGTCGCGTACGAGCGGCTCGGCCTCGAGTCCGTACTCGTCACCTGTGACGAGGGCAACGTTGCATCGCGCAAGGTGATCGAAGCGTGCGGAGGCTCGTACGAGGATTTGCGCAGCGGGAAGTTGCGCTACTGGGTGCGGGCCGCTCCGTAG
- a CDS encoding ABC transporter permease: MSDQPQDPPPRPATSAWTAFRNSHFFPATVVALILAAAAGLFAGSYTYAMADPTPHHIPVAVVGKAHDANERARFVAGMEKALGSSLELRREASFEDAKEAVEAQKVFAVLRLPRDGSLRMDVASAAGASVSQLLTNTAPKVGEKTGVRVEVGDLKPLDRGDPRGLALFYISLAAVIIGFLGAVQLSVHSRELNPPERIAFTAAYALLGGFSICAVVDWLLTAIDLPFLQSWSILSLTMFASGMVFTMFNTLVGRWAVLPTWGLMVLLGNPSSGGAVSWPLLPSVLGTIGRWLPPGASVNAQHTAVYFPGYQHAQPYLVLAGWAVLSCTVFWIWRHRHPGGRDPGSPDDPDDPEETDEGPDEGPPRGYGAARTQ, translated from the coding sequence ATGAGCGATCAGCCTCAGGATCCGCCCCCGCGGCCGGCAACCTCCGCGTGGACGGCGTTCCGCAACTCCCACTTCTTCCCGGCCACGGTCGTGGCGCTGATCCTCGCCGCCGCGGCGGGCCTGTTCGCGGGCTCGTACACGTACGCGATGGCCGACCCGACCCCGCACCACATCCCCGTCGCCGTCGTGGGCAAGGCCCACGACGCGAACGAGCGCGCGCGGTTCGTCGCCGGCATGGAGAAGGCGCTCGGCTCGTCGCTGGAGCTGCGCCGGGAGGCGTCGTTCGAGGACGCGAAAGAGGCGGTCGAGGCGCAGAAGGTGTTCGCCGTGCTGCGCCTACCCCGCGACGGTTCGCTGCGGATGGACGTCGCGAGCGCCGCCGGCGCCTCCGTCTCGCAGCTGCTCACGAACACCGCGCCGAAGGTCGGCGAGAAGACGGGCGTACGGGTCGAGGTCGGCGACCTCAAACCGCTGGACCGCGGCGACCCCCGCGGCCTCGCCCTCTTCTACATCTCACTCGCCGCCGTCATCATCGGCTTCCTCGGCGCGGTCCAGCTGAGCGTGCACAGCCGCGAACTCAACCCGCCGGAACGCATCGCCTTCACCGCCGCGTACGCGCTCCTCGGCGGGTTCTCGATCTGCGCCGTCGTGGACTGGCTGCTGACCGCGATCGACCTTCCGTTCCTGCAGTCGTGGTCGATCCTCTCCCTCACGATGTTCGCGTCCGGGATGGTGTTCACGATGTTCAACACCCTCGTCGGGCGCTGGGCGGTGCTCCCGACGTGGGGCCTGATGGTGCTGCTCGGCAACCCGTCCTCGGGCGGCGCCGTCTCGTGGCCGCTGCTGCCGTCCGTACTGGGCACGATCGGCCGCTGGCTCCCGCCGGGCGCCTCCGTCAACGCGCAGCACACGGCGGTGTACTTCCCCGGCTACCAGCACGCGCAGCCGTATCTCGTGCTGGCCGGGTGGGCGGTCCTGTCCTGCACGGTCTTCTGGATCTGGCGCCACCGCCACCCGGGCGGCCGCGACCCGGGCAGCCCGGACGACCCGGACGACCCAGAGGAGACGGACGAAGGCCCGGACGAGGGCCCGCCCCGGGGCTACGGAGCGGCCCGCACCCAGTAG
- the hrpA gene encoding ATP-dependent RNA helicase HrpA, producing MSTSPDAPTLSDLLERLPELMLRDEQRLGRRLDGARRIRKPAARAAVLAEIAAGMDASAERVAARRAAVPPITYPQQLPVSQRKDAILEAIRDHQVVIVAGETGSGKTTQIPKICMELGRGVRGLIGHTQPRRIAARTVAERVAEELDSPLGETVGWKVRFTDQVNDHTLVKLMTDGILLAEIQTDRELRQYDTIIIDEAHERSLNIDFLLGYLAQLLPRRPDLKVVITSATIDPERFSRHFGDAPIVEVSGRTYPVEVRYRPLLEAESEEKDRDQVTAICDAVDELQAEGDGDVLVFLSGEREIRDTADALNKKNLPATEVLPLYARLSHAEQHRVFQRHSGRRIVLATNVAETSLTVPGIKYVVDPGTARISRYSHRTKVQRLPIEPVSQASANQRKGRCGRTSDGICIRLYSEDDFLTRPEFTDAEILRTNLASVILQMTAAGLGEIEKFPFIDPPDHRSIKAGVQLLEELGALRDRKLTGLGRKLAQLPVDPRLARMVLAAEGNGCVREVMVIAAALSIQDPRERPSDKQQQADQQHARFRDETSDFLAFLNLWRYVREQQKALSSSAFRRMCKSEFLNYLRIREWQDIYAQLRQVARSMKLQYDEGQPPAPDEQVHRSLLPGLLSHLGLKNAGLEGGKGAEKNEYLGARGAKFAVFPGSALFKKPPRWIMSAELVETSRLWARVNAKIEPEWVEPLAEHLVKRTYSEPHWEQKQAAVMAYERVTLYGVPLVAQRKVNYARIDPETCRDLFIRNALVEGDWRTHHEFFRANRKLLDEVEELEHRARRRDILVDDETLYDFYDQRVPEHVVSGAHFDSWWKKRRREEPDLLNFEKSMLINERARQVTESDYPDMWQQGRLRFPVTYQFEPGTDADGVTVHVPLQVLNQVTAEGFDWQIPGLRADLVTELIRSLPKPIRRNCVPAPDFARRFLDAVSVPDALREPLTTVLARELQRMTGVRMEPEDFDWAKVPEHLRITFRVTDERRRKLGDDAEDKDIEALQLRLKPRTQAAISRAFDSSVRSRKQQGSAREAAHEPERAADGAALTRRTGLTAWTLGTLPRTFETRRGGQPVRAYPALVDDGDSVSVKLFDTEDEQQQAMWRGTRRLVLLNIPSGPAKFAQSKLSNQQKLALSRSPHGSVQALFEDCVTATADRLIAARGGPAWDEESFRKLFDAVRADLVDGTLRTVQQVQEVLAAWHSCEQRLRSVRSAVLLPSLTDVKEQLAALICPGFVTEHGAGRLPDLMRYLVAADRRLQQLPNNAERDRTRMAKVREMHDEYLWLLEQFPAGRPVPKAARDIRWMIEELRVSYFAHALGTAYPVSDKRIMKAVDALVPAGR from the coding sequence ATGTCCACATCTCCCGACGCACCCACGCTCTCCGACCTGCTGGAGCGCCTGCCCGAGCTCATGCTGCGCGACGAGCAGCGGCTCGGCCGCAGGCTCGACGGCGCACGCCGGATACGGAAGCCCGCCGCGCGGGCGGCCGTGCTCGCCGAGATCGCCGCCGGCATGGACGCCTCCGCGGAGCGCGTCGCGGCCCGCCGTGCCGCCGTGCCGCCGATCACGTACCCGCAGCAGCTCCCCGTCAGCCAGCGCAAGGACGCCATCCTGGAGGCGATCCGCGATCACCAGGTGGTGATCGTCGCGGGTGAGACCGGTTCGGGGAAGACCACGCAGATCCCGAAGATCTGCATGGAGCTGGGCCGCGGCGTGCGCGGTCTCATCGGCCATACGCAGCCGCGCCGCATCGCGGCCCGTACGGTCGCCGAGCGCGTCGCCGAGGAGCTGGACTCGCCGCTGGGCGAGACGGTGGGCTGGAAGGTCCGTTTCACGGACCAGGTGAACGACCACACGCTGGTCAAGCTGATGACGGACGGCATCCTGCTCGCGGAGATCCAGACGGACCGCGAGCTGCGCCAGTACGACACGATCATCATCGACGAGGCGCACGAGCGCAGCCTGAACATCGACTTCCTGCTCGGCTATCTCGCCCAACTGCTCCCCCGCCGCCCCGATCTGAAGGTCGTGATCACCTCCGCGACGATCGATCCGGAGCGTTTCTCGCGGCACTTCGGGGACGCGCCGATCGTCGAGGTGAGCGGCCGTACGTATCCGGTGGAGGTGCGGTACCGGCCGCTGCTCGAAGCGGAGTCGGAGGAGAAGGACCGGGACCAGGTCACGGCGATCTGCGACGCCGTGGACGAGTTGCAGGCGGAGGGCGACGGCGACGTCCTCGTGTTCCTCTCCGGCGAGCGCGAGATCCGGGACACCGCGGACGCGCTGAACAAGAAGAACCTGCCCGCCACCGAGGTGCTCCCCCTCTACGCCCGACTGTCGCACGCCGAGCAGCACCGCGTGTTCCAGCGGCACTCGGGCCGCCGCATCGTGCTGGCCACGAACGTGGCGGAGACGTCGCTGACGGTGCCGGGCATCAAGTACGTCGTCGACCCGGGCACCGCCCGTATCTCCCGCTACAGCCACCGCACCAAGGTCCAGCGGCTCCCCATCGAACCCGTCTCGCAGGCCAGCGCGAACCAGCGCAAGGGGCGCTGCGGCCGTACGTCCGACGGCATCTGCATCCGGCTGTACTCAGAGGACGACTTCCTGACGCGCCCGGAGTTCACGGACGCGGAGATCCTCCGTACGAATCTCGCTTCCGTCATCCTGCAGATGACGGCGGCGGGGCTGGGCGAGATCGAGAAGTTCCCCTTCATCGACCCGCCGGACCACCGCAGCATCAAGGCGGGCGTGCAGCTGCTCGAGGAGCTGGGCGCGCTGCGCGACCGCAAACTCACCGGGCTGGGCCGGAAGTTGGCGCAGCTGCCGGTGGACCCGCGACTGGCCCGAATGGTGCTGGCGGCCGAGGGCAACGGCTGTGTGCGCGAGGTGATGGTGATCGCCGCGGCGCTGTCCATCCAGGACCCGCGCGAGCGCCCGTCGGACAAGCAGCAGCAGGCGGACCAGCAGCACGCCCGGTTCCGGGACGAGACGAGCGACTTCCTCGCGTTCCTGAACCTGTGGCGGTACGTACGGGAGCAGCAGAAGGCGCTGTCGTCCTCGGCGTTCCGGCGGATGTGCAAATCGGAGTTCCTGAACTACCTGCGGATACGCGAGTGGCAGGACATCTACGCACAGCTGCGGCAGGTCGCCCGTTCGATGAAGCTCCAGTACGACGAGGGGCAGCCGCCGGCGCCGGACGAGCAGGTGCACCGGTCGCTGTTGCCGGGTCTGCTGTCGCATTTGGGGTTGAAGAATGCCGGGCTGGAGGGCGGGAAGGGCGCAGAGAAGAACGAGTATCTGGGCGCGCGGGGCGCGAAGTTCGCCGTGTTCCCGGGGTCGGCGCTGTTCAAGAAGCCGCCGCGGTGGATCATGTCGGCCGAGCTGGTGGAGACCAGCAGGCTGTGGGCGCGGGTCAACGCGAAGATCGAGCCGGAGTGGGTCGAGCCGCTGGCCGAGCACCTGGTCAAGCGGACGTACAGCGAGCCGCACTGGGAGCAGAAGCAGGCCGCGGTGATGGCGTACGAGCGGGTGACGCTCTACGGCGTGCCGCTCGTCGCCCAGCGCAAGGTCAACTACGCCCGCATCGACCCGGAGACCTGCCGGGACCTGTTCATCCGGAACGCCCTGGTGGAGGGCGACTGGCGGACCCACCACGAGTTCTTCCGGGCGAACCGGAAGCTTCTCGACGAGGTGGAGGAGCTGGAGCACCGCGCGCGCCGCCGGGACATCCTGGTGGACGACGAGACGCTGTACGACTTCTACGACCAGCGCGTCCCCGAACACGTCGTGTCCGGCGCGCACTTCGACTCCTGGTGGAAGAAGCGCCGCCGCGAAGAGCCGGACCTGCTGAACTTCGAGAAGTCGATGCTCATCAACGAGCGGGCACGGCAGGTCACCGAGTCCGACTACCCGGACATGTGGCAGCAGGGCCGGTTGCGGTTCCCCGTCACGTACCAGTTCGAGCCGGGCACGGACGCGGACGGCGTGACCGTGCACGTGCCGCTCCAGGTGCTCAACCAGGTCACCGCCGAGGGCTTCGACTGGCAGATCCCGGGGCTGCGCGCCGATCTGGTCACCGAGTTGATCCGGTCGCTGCCCAAGCCGATCCGCCGGAACTGCGTTCCGGCGCCCGACTTCGCCCGCCGCTTCCTGGATGCCGTGTCCGTGCCGGACGCGCTGCGGGAGCCGCTGACAACCGTGCTGGCACGCGAGTTGCAGCGGATGACGGGCGTACGGATGGAGCCGGAGGACTTCGACTGGGCCAAGGTGCCCGAGCACCTCAGGATCACCTTCCGGGTCACCGACGAGCGGCGCCGCAAGCTGGGGGACGACGCGGAGGACAAGGACATCGAGGCGCTGCAGCTGCGCCTCAAGCCCCGTACGCAGGCGGCGATCTCGCGCGCCTTCGACTCGTCGGTGCGCTCCCGCAAGCAGCAGGGGAGCGCACGCGAGGCGGCGCACGAGCCGGAGCGCGCGGCGGACGGCGCCGCGCTCACGCGCCGTACGGGACTGACCGCCTGGACGCTCGGCACGCTGCCCCGCACCTTCGAGACGCGGCGGGGCGGCCAGCCCGTACGGGCGTACCCGGCGCTGGTGGACGACGGCGACTCGGTGTCGGTGAAGCTGTTCGACACGGAGGACGAGCAGCAGCAGGCGATGTGGCGCGGCACGCGGCGGCTCGTCCTGCTCAACATCCCGTCCGGTCCGGCGAAGTTCGCCCAGTCCAAGCTGAGCAACCAGCAGAAGCTGGCGCTGTCCCGGTCCCCGCACGGCAGCGTGCAGGCGCTGTTCGAGGACTGCGTCACGGCGACCGCGGACCGGCTGATCGCGGCGCGCGGCGGGCCTGCGTGGGACGAGGAGTCGTTCCGGAAGCTGTTCGACGCCGTACGCGCGGATCTCGTGGACGGGACGCTGCGCACCGTTCAGCAGGTCCAGGAGGTGCTGGCCGCCTGGCACTCGTGCGAGCAGCGGCTGCGGTCCGTACGGAGCGCGGTGCTGCTGCCGTCGCTCACGGACGTCAAGGAGCAGCTGGCCGCGCTGATCTGCCCGGGGTTCGTCACGGAGCACGGCGCGGGGCGGCTGCCGGATCTGATGCGCTACCTGGTCGCGGCCGACCGCCGGCTCCAGCAGCTGCCGAACAACGCCGAGCGGGACCGTACGCGCATGGCGAAGGTGCGGGAGATGCACGACGAGTACCTGTGGCTGCTCGAGCAGTTCCCGGCCGGACGGCCGGTGCCGAAGGCGGCGCGGGACATCCGGTGGATGATCGAGGAGCTCCGGGTCAGCTATTTCGCGCACGCGCTGGGGACGGCGTATCCGGTCTCGGACAAGCGGATCATGAAGGCGGTCGACGCCCTGGTCCCGGCGGGGCGGTGA
- a CDS encoding DUF6274 family protein, with amino-acid sequence MANTPYGPRRHETRALLRAHLAAASAYRHATRHCPICHRLLRLAMESGPDLPADLPAAPPADLPPPPPVRRQAAKDVIRTRGRAGK; translated from the coding sequence TTGGCGAACACCCCGTACGGTCCGCGGCGCCACGAGACGCGGGCCCTGCTCCGTGCCCATCTGGCGGCCGCCTCGGCCTACCGGCACGCGACGCGCCACTGCCCCATCTGTCACCGGCTGCTGCGGCTCGCGATGGAGTCGGGCCCGGATCTGCCCGCGGACCTGCCCGCGGCACCGCCGGCGGATCTGCCGCCTCCACCGCCCGTACGGCGGCAGGCGGCGAAGGATGTCATACGTACGCGGGGTCGCGCCGGGAAGTGA
- the bldC gene encoding developmental transcriptional regulator BldC has translation MTARTPDAEPLLTPAEVATMFRVDPKTVTRWAKAGKLTSIRTLGGHRRYREAEVRALLAGIPQQRSEV, from the coding sequence ATGACCGCTCGCACCCCTGATGCCGAGCCGCTGCTGACCCCGGCTGAGGTTGCCACCATGTTCCGCGTGGACCCGAAGACGGTCACGCGCTGGGCCAAGGCAGGCAAGCTCACGTCCATCCGCACGCTCGGAGGACATCGCCGTTACCGCGAGGCGGAGGTGCGCGCACTCCTCGCGGGCATCCCGCAGCAGCGCAGCGAGGTCTGA
- a CDS encoding Leu/Phe/Val dehydrogenase, with protein MPDHVEGSALHTLFRSEQGGHEQVALCQDRESGLKAVIAIHSTALGPALGGTRFHAYTSEEEAVLDALNLARGMSYKNALAGLDHGGGKAVIIGDPDTLKSEDLLLAYGRFVASLGGRYVTACDVGTYVQDMDVVARTCRWTTGRSPGQGGAGDSSVLTAYGVFQGMRASARHLWGDPSLRGRTVGIAGVGKVGHHLVEHLLEDGARVVITDVRAESVERVRAAHPEVAVAADTDALIRTEGMDVYAPCALGGALNDDTVPALTARVVCGAANNQLAHPGVEKDLADRGVLYAPDYVVNSGGVIQVADELHGFDFARAKAKATKIHDTTLSIFTRAEADGVPPAVAADRIAQQRMADAR; from the coding sequence GTGCCCGATCACGTCGAGGGCAGTGCCCTGCACACGTTGTTCCGCTCCGAACAGGGCGGCCACGAGCAGGTCGCGCTCTGCCAGGACCGCGAGAGCGGCCTCAAGGCCGTCATCGCCATCCACTCCACCGCGCTGGGTCCCGCACTGGGCGGCACCCGCTTCCACGCCTACACGTCCGAGGAGGAGGCCGTCCTCGACGCCCTCAACCTCGCGCGCGGCATGTCGTACAAGAACGCGCTCGCCGGGCTCGACCACGGCGGCGGCAAGGCAGTGATCATCGGCGATCCCGACACCCTCAAGTCCGAGGACCTGCTGCTCGCCTACGGCCGGTTCGTCGCCTCGCTCGGCGGCCGCTACGTCACGGCGTGCGACGTCGGCACGTACGTCCAGGACATGGACGTCGTCGCGCGCACCTGCCGCTGGACCACGGGGCGTTCGCCCGGGCAGGGCGGCGCCGGCGACTCGTCCGTGCTGACCGCCTACGGCGTCTTCCAGGGCATGCGGGCCAGCGCGCGGCACCTGTGGGGCGACCCGTCGCTGCGCGGCCGTACGGTCGGCATCGCCGGGGTCGGCAAGGTCGGGCACCACCTGGTGGAACACCTGCTGGAGGACGGCGCGCGGGTCGTCATCACGGACGTGCGCGCCGAGTCGGTCGAGCGCGTGCGCGCCGCGCACCCGGAGGTGGCGGTGGCCGCCGACACGGACGCGCTGATCCGTACGGAGGGCATGGACGTGTACGCGCCCTGCGCGCTCGGGGGCGCGCTGAACGACGACACCGTGCCCGCCCTCACCGCGCGCGTGGTGTGCGGCGCGGCCAACAACCAGCTGGCGCACCCGGGTGTGGAGAAGGACCTCGCGGACCGGGGCGTGCTGTACGCGCCGGACTACGTGGTGAACTCGGGCGGCGTCATCCAGGTCGCGGACGAGCTCCACGGCTTCGACTTCGCGCGCGCGAAAGCAAAGGCGACGAAGATCCACGACACCACGCTGTCGATCTTCACCCGCGCCGAGGCGGACGGTGTGCCGCCCGCGGTGGCCGCCGACCGCATCGCGCAGCAGCGGATGGCGGACGCGCGCTGA
- a CDS encoding DUF3073 domain-containing protein, translating into MGRGRAKAKQTKVARQLKYNSGGTDLSRLAEELGASTSNEPPNGEPLESDELDDDPYAQYADLYNDDEDEDDEQPSDSQSSYRRRA; encoded by the coding sequence ATGGGGCGCGGCCGGGCCAAGGCCAAGCAGACGAAGGTCGCCCGCCAGCTGAAGTACAACAGCGGTGGGACTGACCTATCGCGCCTGGCCGAGGAGCTGGGCGCATCGACATCGAACGAGCCGCCGAACGGCGAGCCGCTCGAGAGCGATGAGCTGGACGACGACCCGTACGCACAGTACGCGGATCTGTACAACGACGACGAGGACGAGGACGACGAGCAGCCGTCCGACTCCCAGTCGTCGTATCGACGTCGCGCTTGA
- the purM gene encoding phosphoribosylformylglycinamidine cyclo-ligase translates to MPTTPWRVPYGRRPRPFRTYAARRAVSRLAEPEPEPVHEPESGSEPRAGSGASYAAAGVDIEAGDRAVELMKEWVGKAQRPESLGGLGGFAGLFDASALTRYQRPLLASATDGVGTKVAIAQRLDIHDSIGHDLVAMVVDDLVVCGAEPLFMTDYICVGKVHPKRVAQIVKGIAEGCVLAGCALVGGETAEHPGLLGPDEYDVAGAGTGVVEADAVLGADRIRTGDAVIAMASSGLHSNGYSLVRHVFFERAGWDLGRRVEEFGRTLGEELLEPTKIYSLDCLALARTTTVHAFSHVTGGGLASNLARVVPDGLHARLDRSTWTPAPVFGLVGELGGVARPELEKTLNMGVGMVAVVPPESVDGALAALAERGVESWVAGEITERGDRTEAVTLTGDHAR, encoded by the coding sequence GTGCCCACAACGCCGTGGCGCGTCCCGTACGGCCGCCGCCCCCGTCCGTTCCGTACGTACGCCGCCCGCCGCGCCGTCAGCCGCCTCGCCGAGCCCGAGCCCGAGCCCGTACACGAACCCGAGTCCGGGTCCGAGCCCAGAGCCGGCTCCGGCGCCAGCTACGCCGCCGCCGGAGTCGACATCGAGGCCGGCGACCGGGCCGTCGAGCTGATGAAGGAGTGGGTCGGGAAGGCGCAGCGCCCGGAGTCGCTGGGCGGTCTCGGCGGCTTCGCCGGCCTCTTCGACGCCTCCGCGCTCACCCGTTACCAGCGCCCGCTGCTCGCCTCCGCGACCGACGGCGTCGGCACCAAGGTGGCCATCGCGCAGCGTCTGGACATACACGACTCGATCGGCCACGACCTGGTCGCGATGGTGGTGGACGACCTGGTGGTGTGCGGTGCCGAGCCGCTGTTCATGACTGACTACATCTGCGTCGGCAAGGTCCACCCGAAGCGCGTCGCGCAGATCGTGAAGGGCATCGCCGAGGGCTGCGTCCTCGCGGGCTGCGCGCTGGTGGGCGGCGAGACCGCCGAGCACCCGGGGCTGCTCGGCCCGGACGAGTACGACGTCGCTGGCGCGGGCACCGGAGTGGTCGAGGCGGACGCGGTGCTGGGCGCGGACCGTATCCGTACGGGGGACGCGGTGATCGCGATGGCGTCCTCGGGTCTTCACTCGAACGGGTACTCACTGGTGCGGCACGTGTTCTTCGAGCGGGCCGGCTGGGACCTGGGCCGCCGCGTCGAGGAGTTCGGCCGGACGCTCGGTGAGGAGCTGCTGGAGCCCACCAAGATCTACTCGCTGGACTGCCTCGCGCTCGCCCGTACGACCACCGTGCACGCCTTCTCGCACGTCACCGGCGGCGGGCTGGCCAGCAATCTCGCCCGAGTGGTGCCCGACGGGCTGCACGCGCGCCTGGACCGTTCGACATGGACGCCGGCGCCGGTCTTCGGGCTGGTCGGGGAGTTGGGCGGAGTGGCACGGCCGGAGCTGGAGAAGACCCTGAACATGGGCGTCGGCATGGTCGCTGTCGTCCCGCCGGAGTCGGTGGACGGCGCACTGGCGGCGCTGGCCGAGCGCGGCGTCGAGTCGTGGGTGGCGGGGGAGATCACCGAACGGGGCGACCGCACGGAGGCGGTCACGCTCACTGGAGACCATGCGCGCTGA